A portion of the Suricata suricatta isolate VVHF042 chromosome 11, meerkat_22Aug2017_6uvM2_HiC, whole genome shotgun sequence genome contains these proteins:
- the SF3B2 gene encoding splicing factor 3B subunit 2 isoform X5, translating to MAAEHPEPPKGELQLPPPPPPGHYGAWAAQELQAKLAEIGAPIQGSREELVERLQTYTRQTGIVLNRPVLRGEDGDKAAPPPMSAQLSGIPMPPPPMGLPPLQPPPPPPPPPPGLGLGFPMAVGPRPPNLGPPPPLRVGEPVALSEEERLKLAQQQAALLMQQEERAKQAAVLLEQERQQEIAKMGAPVPRPPQDLGQIGVRTPLAPRVAAPVGPTPTVLPMGAPVPRPRVPPPPPGDENREMDDPSVGPKIPQALEKILQLKESRQEEMNSQQEEEEMEMDTRSSLGQSASETEEDTVSVSKKEKNRKRRNRKKKKKPQRVRGASSESSGDREKESARSRGSDSPAADVEIEYVTEEPEIYEPNFIFFKRIFEAFKLTDDVKKEKEKEPEKLDKLENSAAPKKKGFEEEHKDSDDDSSDDEQEKKPEAPKLSKKKLRRMNRFTVAELKQLVARPDVVEMHDVTAQDPKLLVHLKATRNSVPVPRHWCFKRKYLQGKRGIEKPPFELPDFIKRTGIQEMREALQEKEEQKTMKSKMREKVRPKMGKIDIDYQKLHDAFFKWQTKPKLTIHGDLYYEGKEFETRLKEKKPGDLSDELRISLGMPVGPNAHKVPPPWLIAMQRYGPPPSYPNLKIPGLNSPIPESCSFGYHAGGWGKPPVDETGKPLYGDVFGTNAAEFQTKTEEEEIDRTPWGELEPSDEESSEEEEEEESDEDKPDETGFITPADSGLITPGGFSSVPAGMETPELIELRKKKIEEAMDGSETPQLFTVLPEKRTATVGGAMMGSTHIYDMSTVMSRKGPAPELQGVEVALAPEELELDPMAMTQKYEEHVREQQAQVEKEDFSDMVAEHAAKQKQKKRKAQPQDSRGGSKKYKEFKF from the exons ATGGCGGCCGAGCATCCCGAACCTCCCAAAGGGGAGTTGCagctgccgccgccgccacctCCTGGGCATTATGGCGCCTGGGCTGCCCAGGAGCTTCAGGCCAAATTGGCAGAGATCGGAGCTCCGATCCAGG GGAGTCGCGAGGAGCTGGTGGAGCGGCTGCAGACCTACACCCGCCAG aCTGGCATCGTGCTGAATCGGCCGGTTCTGAGAGGTGAAGATGGGGACAAAGCAGCCCCCCCTCCCATGTCCGCACAG CTTTCTGGGATTCCAATGCCACCGCCACCCATGGGACTCCCCCCTCTGCAAcctcctccaccacccccaccacccccaccaggcCTTGGCCTTGGCTTTCCTATGGCAGTTGGACCCCGCCCACCAAACTTGGGGCCCCCGCCTCCTCTCCGGGTGGGGGAGCCTGTGGCTCTGTCAGAGGAGGAGCGGCTAAAGCTGGCGCAGCAGCAGGCGGCATTGCTGATGCAGCAAGAGGAACGCGCCAAGCAG GCAGCTGTGCTCCTGGAGCAGGAACGGCAGCAGGAGATTGCCAAGATGGGAGCCCCGGTCCCCCGGCCCCCACAAGACCTGGGCCAGATTGGTGTTCGCACTCCTCTGGCTCCTCGAG TGGCTGCTCCAGTGGGCCCCACTCCCACTGTTTTGCCCATGGGGGCCCCAGTTCCCCGGCCTCGTGTGCCCCCGCCACCCCCTGGAGATGAGAATAGAGAG ATGGATGACCCCTCCGTGGGACCCAAGATCCCCCAGGCTTTGGAAAAGATCCTGCAGCTGAAGGAGAGCCGCCAGGAAGAGATGAACTCTCAACAGG aggaagaggaaatggaaatggaCACTCGCTCGTCCCTGGGCCAGTCAGCATCAGAGACCGAGGAGGACACAGTGTCTGTATCCAAGAAAGAG AAAAATCGGAAGCGTCGGAAccgaaagaagaagaaaaagccccAGCGGGTTCGGGGGGCGTCCTCTGAGAGCTCTGGGGACCGAGAGAAAGAGTCGGCCCGGTCCCGTGGCTCGGACTCCCCAGCGGCCGATGTTGAAATTGAGTATGTGACCGAAGAACCGGAAATTTATGAGCCCAACTTCATCTTCTTCAAGAGGATTTTTGAGGCTTTCAAG CTCACGGATGAcgtgaagaaggaaaaagagaaggagccaGAGAAACTTGACAAACTGGAGAACTCGGCGGCCCCCAAGAAGAAGGGCTTTGAGGAGGAGCACAAGGACAGCGATGATGACAGCAGTGATGATGAGCAG GAGAAGAAGCCAGAAGCCCCCAAGTTGTCCAAGAAAAAGTTGCGCCGAATGAATCGCTTCACTGTAGCCGAACTCAAGCAG CTCGTGGCTCGGCCTGACGTTGTGGAGATGCATGATGTCACCGCGCAGGACCCCAAGCTCTTGGTTCACCTCAAGGCCACTCGGAATTCTGTGCCTGTGCCACGCCACTGGTGTTTTAAGCGCAAGTACCTACAGGGCAAACGAGGCATTGAGAAGCCCCCCTTCGAGCTGCCAGACTTCATCAAGCGCACAGGCATCCAGGAGATGCGGGAGGCCTTGCAGGAGAAG GaagaacagaagaccatgaagTCCAAAATGCGAGAGAAGGTTCGTCCCAAGATGGGGAAGATTGACATTGACTACCAGAAGCTGCACGACGCTTTCTTCAAGTGGCAGACCAAGCCCAAACTGACCATCCACGGGGACCTGTACTATGAG GGGAAGGAGTTTGAAACTCGACTGAAGGAAAAGAAGCCAGGAGATCTGTCTGATGAGCTAAGGATTTCCTTGGGGATGCCAGTAGGACCG AACGCCCACAAGGTCCCTCCCCCGTGGCTGATCGCCATGCAGCGGTACGGGCCGCCCCCGTCGTACCCCAACCTGAAAATCCCCGGACTGAACTCCCCCATCCCCGAG AGCTGTTCCTTTGGGTACCACGCTGGTGGCTGGGGCAAACCCCCAGTAGATGAGACTGGGAAGCCGCTCTATGGTGACGTGTTCGGAACCAATGCTGCTGAATTTCAG ACCAAGACTGAGGAGGAAGAGATTGATAGGACCCCTTGGGGGGAGCTGGAGCCTTCTGATGAGGAGTCttcagaagaggaggaagaggaagagagtgatGAAGACAAACCAGATGAGACGGGCTTTATTACCCCTGCGGACAG CGGCCTCATCACTCCTGGAGGGTTCTCGTCGGTGCCGGCTGGAATGGAGACCCCCGAACTCATCGAGCTGAGGAAGAAGAAGATTGAAGAAGCGATGGATGG AAGTGAAACACCTCAGCTGTTCACTGTGTTGCCAGAGAAGAGAACAGCCACTGTTGGGGGAGCCATGATGGGATCAACCCATATCTATGACATGTCCACA GTTATGAGCCGGAAGGGCCCCGCTCCTGAACTGCAAGGTGTGGAAGTGGCCCTGGCGCCTGAAGAGTTGGAGCTGGATCCCATGGCCATGACCCAGAAGTACGAGGAGCACGTGCGGGAGCAGCAGGCACAGGTGGAGAAGGAAGACTTCAGTGACATGGTGGCCGAGCACGCTGCCAAACAGAAG caAAAGAAACGGAAAGCTCAGCCCCAGGACAGCCGCGGGGGCAGCAAGAAATACAAGGAGTTCAAATTCTAG
- the SF3B2 gene encoding splicing factor 3B subunit 2 isoform X2: MAAEHPEPPKGELQLPPPPPPGHYGAWAAQELQAKLAEIGAPIQGSREELVERLQTYTRQTGIVLNRPVLRGEDGDKAAPPPMSAQLSGIPMPPPPMGLPPLQPPPPPPPPPPGLGLGFPMAVGPRPPNLGPPPPLRVGEPVALSEEERLKLAQQQAALLMQQEERAKQQGDHSLKEHELLEQQKRAAVLLEQERQQEIAKMGAPVPRPPQDLGQIGVRTPLAPRVAAPVGPTPTVLPMGAPVPRPRVPPPPPGDENREMDDPSVGPKIPQALEKILQLKESRQEEMNSQQEEEEMEMDTRSSLGQSASETEEDTVSVSKKEKNRKRRNRKKKKKPQRVRGASSESSGDREKESARSRGSDSPAADVEIEYVTEEPEIYEPNFIFFKRIFEAFKLTDDVKKEKEKEPEKLDKLENSAAPKKKGFEEEHKDSDDDSSDDEQEKKPEAPKLSKKKLRRMNRFTVAELKQLVARPDVVEMHDVTAQDPKLLVHLKATRNSVPVPRHWCFKRKYLQGKRGIEKPPFELPDFIKRTGIQEMREALQEKEEQKTMKSKMREKVRPKMGKIDIDYQKLHDAFFKWQTKPKLTIHGDLYYEGKEFETRLKEKKPGDLSDELRISLGMPVGPNAHKVPPPWLIAMQRYGPPPSYPNLKIPGLNSPIPESCSFGYHAGGWGKPPVDETGKPLYGDVFGTNAAEFQTKTEEEEIDRTPWGELEPSDEESSEEEEEEESDEDKPDETGFITPADSGLITPGGFSSVPAGMETPELIELRKKKIEEAMDGSETPQLFTVLPEKRTATVGGAMMGSTHIYDMSTVMSRKGPAPELQGVEVALAPEELELDPMAMTQKYEEHVREQQAQVEKEDFSDMVAEHAAKQKQKKRKAQPQDSRGGSKKYKEFKF; encoded by the exons ATGGCGGCCGAGCATCCCGAACCTCCCAAAGGGGAGTTGCagctgccgccgccgccacctCCTGGGCATTATGGCGCCTGGGCTGCCCAGGAGCTTCAGGCCAAATTGGCAGAGATCGGAGCTCCGATCCAGG GGAGTCGCGAGGAGCTGGTGGAGCGGCTGCAGACCTACACCCGCCAG aCTGGCATCGTGCTGAATCGGCCGGTTCTGAGAGGTGAAGATGGGGACAAAGCAGCCCCCCCTCCCATGTCCGCACAG CTTTCTGGGATTCCAATGCCACCGCCACCCATGGGACTCCCCCCTCTGCAAcctcctccaccacccccaccacccccaccaggcCTTGGCCTTGGCTTTCCTATGGCAGTTGGACCCCGCCCACCAAACTTGGGGCCCCCGCCTCCTCTCCGGGTGGGGGAGCCTGTGGCTCTGTCAGAGGAGGAGCGGCTAAAGCTGGCGCAGCAGCAGGCGGCATTGCTGATGCAGCAAGAGGAACGCGCCAAGCAG caGGGAGATCATTCACTGAAGGAACATGAGCTCTTGGAGCAGCAGAAGCGG GCAGCTGTGCTCCTGGAGCAGGAACGGCAGCAGGAGATTGCCAAGATGGGAGCCCCGGTCCCCCGGCCCCCACAAGACCTGGGCCAGATTGGTGTTCGCACTCCTCTGGCTCCTCGAG TGGCTGCTCCAGTGGGCCCCACTCCCACTGTTTTGCCCATGGGGGCCCCAGTTCCCCGGCCTCGTGTGCCCCCGCCACCCCCTGGAGATGAGAATAGAGAG ATGGATGACCCCTCCGTGGGACCCAAGATCCCCCAGGCTTTGGAAAAGATCCTGCAGCTGAAGGAGAGCCGCCAGGAAGAGATGAACTCTCAACAGG aggaagaggaaatggaaatggaCACTCGCTCGTCCCTGGGCCAGTCAGCATCAGAGACCGAGGAGGACACAGTGTCTGTATCCAAGAAAGAG AAAAATCGGAAGCGTCGGAAccgaaagaagaagaaaaagccccAGCGGGTTCGGGGGGCGTCCTCTGAGAGCTCTGGGGACCGAGAGAAAGAGTCGGCCCGGTCCCGTGGCTCGGACTCCCCAGCGGCCGATGTTGAAATTGAGTATGTGACCGAAGAACCGGAAATTTATGAGCCCAACTTCATCTTCTTCAAGAGGATTTTTGAGGCTTTCAAG CTCACGGATGAcgtgaagaaggaaaaagagaaggagccaGAGAAACTTGACAAACTGGAGAACTCGGCGGCCCCCAAGAAGAAGGGCTTTGAGGAGGAGCACAAGGACAGCGATGATGACAGCAGTGATGATGAGCAG GAGAAGAAGCCAGAAGCCCCCAAGTTGTCCAAGAAAAAGTTGCGCCGAATGAATCGCTTCACTGTAGCCGAACTCAAGCAG CTCGTGGCTCGGCCTGACGTTGTGGAGATGCATGATGTCACCGCGCAGGACCCCAAGCTCTTGGTTCACCTCAAGGCCACTCGGAATTCTGTGCCTGTGCCACGCCACTGGTGTTTTAAGCGCAAGTACCTACAGGGCAAACGAGGCATTGAGAAGCCCCCCTTCGAGCTGCCAGACTTCATCAAGCGCACAGGCATCCAGGAGATGCGGGAGGCCTTGCAGGAGAAG GaagaacagaagaccatgaagTCCAAAATGCGAGAGAAGGTTCGTCCCAAGATGGGGAAGATTGACATTGACTACCAGAAGCTGCACGACGCTTTCTTCAAGTGGCAGACCAAGCCCAAACTGACCATCCACGGGGACCTGTACTATGAG GGGAAGGAGTTTGAAACTCGACTGAAGGAAAAGAAGCCAGGAGATCTGTCTGATGAGCTAAGGATTTCCTTGGGGATGCCAGTAGGACCG AACGCCCACAAGGTCCCTCCCCCGTGGCTGATCGCCATGCAGCGGTACGGGCCGCCCCCGTCGTACCCCAACCTGAAAATCCCCGGACTGAACTCCCCCATCCCCGAG AGCTGTTCCTTTGGGTACCACGCTGGTGGCTGGGGCAAACCCCCAGTAGATGAGACTGGGAAGCCGCTCTATGGTGACGTGTTCGGAACCAATGCTGCTGAATTTCAG ACCAAGACTGAGGAGGAAGAGATTGATAGGACCCCTTGGGGGGAGCTGGAGCCTTCTGATGAGGAGTCttcagaagaggaggaagaggaagagagtgatGAAGACAAACCAGATGAGACGGGCTTTATTACCCCTGCGGACAG CGGCCTCATCACTCCTGGAGGGTTCTCGTCGGTGCCGGCTGGAATGGAGACCCCCGAACTCATCGAGCTGAGGAAGAAGAAGATTGAAGAAGCGATGGATGG AAGTGAAACACCTCAGCTGTTCACTGTGTTGCCAGAGAAGAGAACAGCCACTGTTGGGGGAGCCATGATGGGATCAACCCATATCTATGACATGTCCACA GTTATGAGCCGGAAGGGCCCCGCTCCTGAACTGCAAGGTGTGGAAGTGGCCCTGGCGCCTGAAGAGTTGGAGCTGGATCCCATGGCCATGACCCAGAAGTACGAGGAGCACGTGCGGGAGCAGCAGGCACAGGTGGAGAAGGAAGACTTCAGTGACATGGTGGCCGAGCACGCTGCCAAACAGAAG caAAAGAAACGGAAAGCTCAGCCCCAGGACAGCCGCGGGGGCAGCAAGAAATACAAGGAGTTCAAATTCTAG
- the SF3B2 gene encoding splicing factor 3B subunit 2 isoform X3, whose translation MAAEHPEPPKGELQLPPPPPPGHYGAWAAQELQAKLAEIGAPIQAGSREELVERLQTYTRQTGIVLNRPVLRGEDGDKAAPPPMSAQLSGIPMPPPPMGLPPLQPPPPPPPPPPGLGLGFPMAVGPRPPNLGPPPPLRVGEPVALSEEERLKLAQQQAALLMQQEERAKQGDHSLKEHELLEQQKRAAVLLEQERQQEIAKMGAPVPRPPQDLGQIGVRTPLAPRVAAPVGPTPTVLPMGAPVPRPRVPPPPPGDENREMDDPSVGPKIPQALEKILQLKESRQEEMNSQQEEEEMEMDTRSSLGQSASETEEDTVSVSKKEKNRKRRNRKKKKKPQRVRGASSESSGDREKESARSRGSDSPAADVEIEYVTEEPEIYEPNFIFFKRIFEAFKLTDDVKKEKEKEPEKLDKLENSAAPKKKGFEEEHKDSDDDSSDDEQEKKPEAPKLSKKKLRRMNRFTVAELKQLVARPDVVEMHDVTAQDPKLLVHLKATRNSVPVPRHWCFKRKYLQGKRGIEKPPFELPDFIKRTGIQEMREALQEKEEQKTMKSKMREKVRPKMGKIDIDYQKLHDAFFKWQTKPKLTIHGDLYYEGKEFETRLKEKKPGDLSDELRISLGMPVGPNAHKVPPPWLIAMQRYGPPPSYPNLKIPGLNSPIPESCSFGYHAGGWGKPPVDETGKPLYGDVFGTNAAEFQTKTEEEEIDRTPWGELEPSDEESSEEEEEEESDEDKPDETGFITPADSGLITPGGFSSVPAGMETPELIELRKKKIEEAMDGSETPQLFTVLPEKRTATVGGAMMGSTHIYDMSTVMSRKGPAPELQGVEVALAPEELELDPMAMTQKYEEHVREQQAQVEKEDFSDMVAEHAAKQKQKKRKAQPQDSRGGSKKYKEFKF comes from the exons ATGGCGGCCGAGCATCCCGAACCTCCCAAAGGGGAGTTGCagctgccgccgccgccacctCCTGGGCATTATGGCGCCTGGGCTGCCCAGGAGCTTCAGGCCAAATTGGCAGAGATCGGAGCTCCGATCCAGG CAGGGAGTCGCGAGGAGCTGGTGGAGCGGCTGCAGACCTACACCCGCCAG aCTGGCATCGTGCTGAATCGGCCGGTTCTGAGAGGTGAAGATGGGGACAAAGCAGCCCCCCCTCCCATGTCCGCACAG CTTTCTGGGATTCCAATGCCACCGCCACCCATGGGACTCCCCCCTCTGCAAcctcctccaccacccccaccacccccaccaggcCTTGGCCTTGGCTTTCCTATGGCAGTTGGACCCCGCCCACCAAACTTGGGGCCCCCGCCTCCTCTCCGGGTGGGGGAGCCTGTGGCTCTGTCAGAGGAGGAGCGGCTAAAGCTGGCGCAGCAGCAGGCGGCATTGCTGATGCAGCAAGAGGAACGCGCCAAGCAG GGAGATCATTCACTGAAGGAACATGAGCTCTTGGAGCAGCAGAAGCGG GCAGCTGTGCTCCTGGAGCAGGAACGGCAGCAGGAGATTGCCAAGATGGGAGCCCCGGTCCCCCGGCCCCCACAAGACCTGGGCCAGATTGGTGTTCGCACTCCTCTGGCTCCTCGAG TGGCTGCTCCAGTGGGCCCCACTCCCACTGTTTTGCCCATGGGGGCCCCAGTTCCCCGGCCTCGTGTGCCCCCGCCACCCCCTGGAGATGAGAATAGAGAG ATGGATGACCCCTCCGTGGGACCCAAGATCCCCCAGGCTTTGGAAAAGATCCTGCAGCTGAAGGAGAGCCGCCAGGAAGAGATGAACTCTCAACAGG aggaagaggaaatggaaatggaCACTCGCTCGTCCCTGGGCCAGTCAGCATCAGAGACCGAGGAGGACACAGTGTCTGTATCCAAGAAAGAG AAAAATCGGAAGCGTCGGAAccgaaagaagaagaaaaagccccAGCGGGTTCGGGGGGCGTCCTCTGAGAGCTCTGGGGACCGAGAGAAAGAGTCGGCCCGGTCCCGTGGCTCGGACTCCCCAGCGGCCGATGTTGAAATTGAGTATGTGACCGAAGAACCGGAAATTTATGAGCCCAACTTCATCTTCTTCAAGAGGATTTTTGAGGCTTTCAAG CTCACGGATGAcgtgaagaaggaaaaagagaaggagccaGAGAAACTTGACAAACTGGAGAACTCGGCGGCCCCCAAGAAGAAGGGCTTTGAGGAGGAGCACAAGGACAGCGATGATGACAGCAGTGATGATGAGCAG GAGAAGAAGCCAGAAGCCCCCAAGTTGTCCAAGAAAAAGTTGCGCCGAATGAATCGCTTCACTGTAGCCGAACTCAAGCAG CTCGTGGCTCGGCCTGACGTTGTGGAGATGCATGATGTCACCGCGCAGGACCCCAAGCTCTTGGTTCACCTCAAGGCCACTCGGAATTCTGTGCCTGTGCCACGCCACTGGTGTTTTAAGCGCAAGTACCTACAGGGCAAACGAGGCATTGAGAAGCCCCCCTTCGAGCTGCCAGACTTCATCAAGCGCACAGGCATCCAGGAGATGCGGGAGGCCTTGCAGGAGAAG GaagaacagaagaccatgaagTCCAAAATGCGAGAGAAGGTTCGTCCCAAGATGGGGAAGATTGACATTGACTACCAGAAGCTGCACGACGCTTTCTTCAAGTGGCAGACCAAGCCCAAACTGACCATCCACGGGGACCTGTACTATGAG GGGAAGGAGTTTGAAACTCGACTGAAGGAAAAGAAGCCAGGAGATCTGTCTGATGAGCTAAGGATTTCCTTGGGGATGCCAGTAGGACCG AACGCCCACAAGGTCCCTCCCCCGTGGCTGATCGCCATGCAGCGGTACGGGCCGCCCCCGTCGTACCCCAACCTGAAAATCCCCGGACTGAACTCCCCCATCCCCGAG AGCTGTTCCTTTGGGTACCACGCTGGTGGCTGGGGCAAACCCCCAGTAGATGAGACTGGGAAGCCGCTCTATGGTGACGTGTTCGGAACCAATGCTGCTGAATTTCAG ACCAAGACTGAGGAGGAAGAGATTGATAGGACCCCTTGGGGGGAGCTGGAGCCTTCTGATGAGGAGTCttcagaagaggaggaagaggaagagagtgatGAAGACAAACCAGATGAGACGGGCTTTATTACCCCTGCGGACAG CGGCCTCATCACTCCTGGAGGGTTCTCGTCGGTGCCGGCTGGAATGGAGACCCCCGAACTCATCGAGCTGAGGAAGAAGAAGATTGAAGAAGCGATGGATGG AAGTGAAACACCTCAGCTGTTCACTGTGTTGCCAGAGAAGAGAACAGCCACTGTTGGGGGAGCCATGATGGGATCAACCCATATCTATGACATGTCCACA GTTATGAGCCGGAAGGGCCCCGCTCCTGAACTGCAAGGTGTGGAAGTGGCCCTGGCGCCTGAAGAGTTGGAGCTGGATCCCATGGCCATGACCCAGAAGTACGAGGAGCACGTGCGGGAGCAGCAGGCACAGGTGGAGAAGGAAGACTTCAGTGACATGGTGGCCGAGCACGCTGCCAAACAGAAG caAAAGAAACGGAAAGCTCAGCCCCAGGACAGCCGCGGGGGCAGCAAGAAATACAAGGAGTTCAAATTCTAG
- the SF3B2 gene encoding splicing factor 3B subunit 2 isoform X4, whose amino-acid sequence MAAEHPEPPKGELQLPPPPPPGHYGAWAAQELQAKLAEIGAPIQAGSREELVERLQTYTRQTGIVLNRPVLRGEDGDKAAPPPMSAQLSGIPMPPPPMGLPPLQPPPPPPPPPPGLGLGFPMAVGPRPPNLGPPPPLRVGEPVALSEEERLKLAQQQAALLMQQEERAKQAAVLLEQERQQEIAKMGAPVPRPPQDLGQIGVRTPLAPRVAAPVGPTPTVLPMGAPVPRPRVPPPPPGDENREMDDPSVGPKIPQALEKILQLKESRQEEMNSQQEEEEMEMDTRSSLGQSASETEEDTVSVSKKEKNRKRRNRKKKKKPQRVRGASSESSGDREKESARSRGSDSPAADVEIEYVTEEPEIYEPNFIFFKRIFEAFKLTDDVKKEKEKEPEKLDKLENSAAPKKKGFEEEHKDSDDDSSDDEQEKKPEAPKLSKKKLRRMNRFTVAELKQLVARPDVVEMHDVTAQDPKLLVHLKATRNSVPVPRHWCFKRKYLQGKRGIEKPPFELPDFIKRTGIQEMREALQEKEEQKTMKSKMREKVRPKMGKIDIDYQKLHDAFFKWQTKPKLTIHGDLYYEGKEFETRLKEKKPGDLSDELRISLGMPVGPNAHKVPPPWLIAMQRYGPPPSYPNLKIPGLNSPIPESCSFGYHAGGWGKPPVDETGKPLYGDVFGTNAAEFQTKTEEEEIDRTPWGELEPSDEESSEEEEEEESDEDKPDETGFITPADSGLITPGGFSSVPAGMETPELIELRKKKIEEAMDGSETPQLFTVLPEKRTATVGGAMMGSTHIYDMSTVMSRKGPAPELQGVEVALAPEELELDPMAMTQKYEEHVREQQAQVEKEDFSDMVAEHAAKQKQKKRKAQPQDSRGGSKKYKEFKF is encoded by the exons ATGGCGGCCGAGCATCCCGAACCTCCCAAAGGGGAGTTGCagctgccgccgccgccacctCCTGGGCATTATGGCGCCTGGGCTGCCCAGGAGCTTCAGGCCAAATTGGCAGAGATCGGAGCTCCGATCCAGG CAGGGAGTCGCGAGGAGCTGGTGGAGCGGCTGCAGACCTACACCCGCCAG aCTGGCATCGTGCTGAATCGGCCGGTTCTGAGAGGTGAAGATGGGGACAAAGCAGCCCCCCCTCCCATGTCCGCACAG CTTTCTGGGATTCCAATGCCACCGCCACCCATGGGACTCCCCCCTCTGCAAcctcctccaccacccccaccacccccaccaggcCTTGGCCTTGGCTTTCCTATGGCAGTTGGACCCCGCCCACCAAACTTGGGGCCCCCGCCTCCTCTCCGGGTGGGGGAGCCTGTGGCTCTGTCAGAGGAGGAGCGGCTAAAGCTGGCGCAGCAGCAGGCGGCATTGCTGATGCAGCAAGAGGAACGCGCCAAGCAG GCAGCTGTGCTCCTGGAGCAGGAACGGCAGCAGGAGATTGCCAAGATGGGAGCCCCGGTCCCCCGGCCCCCACAAGACCTGGGCCAGATTGGTGTTCGCACTCCTCTGGCTCCTCGAG TGGCTGCTCCAGTGGGCCCCACTCCCACTGTTTTGCCCATGGGGGCCCCAGTTCCCCGGCCTCGTGTGCCCCCGCCACCCCCTGGAGATGAGAATAGAGAG ATGGATGACCCCTCCGTGGGACCCAAGATCCCCCAGGCTTTGGAAAAGATCCTGCAGCTGAAGGAGAGCCGCCAGGAAGAGATGAACTCTCAACAGG aggaagaggaaatggaaatggaCACTCGCTCGTCCCTGGGCCAGTCAGCATCAGAGACCGAGGAGGACACAGTGTCTGTATCCAAGAAAGAG AAAAATCGGAAGCGTCGGAAccgaaagaagaagaaaaagccccAGCGGGTTCGGGGGGCGTCCTCTGAGAGCTCTGGGGACCGAGAGAAAGAGTCGGCCCGGTCCCGTGGCTCGGACTCCCCAGCGGCCGATGTTGAAATTGAGTATGTGACCGAAGAACCGGAAATTTATGAGCCCAACTTCATCTTCTTCAAGAGGATTTTTGAGGCTTTCAAG CTCACGGATGAcgtgaagaaggaaaaagagaaggagccaGAGAAACTTGACAAACTGGAGAACTCGGCGGCCCCCAAGAAGAAGGGCTTTGAGGAGGAGCACAAGGACAGCGATGATGACAGCAGTGATGATGAGCAG GAGAAGAAGCCAGAAGCCCCCAAGTTGTCCAAGAAAAAGTTGCGCCGAATGAATCGCTTCACTGTAGCCGAACTCAAGCAG CTCGTGGCTCGGCCTGACGTTGTGGAGATGCATGATGTCACCGCGCAGGACCCCAAGCTCTTGGTTCACCTCAAGGCCACTCGGAATTCTGTGCCTGTGCCACGCCACTGGTGTTTTAAGCGCAAGTACCTACAGGGCAAACGAGGCATTGAGAAGCCCCCCTTCGAGCTGCCAGACTTCATCAAGCGCACAGGCATCCAGGAGATGCGGGAGGCCTTGCAGGAGAAG GaagaacagaagaccatgaagTCCAAAATGCGAGAGAAGGTTCGTCCCAAGATGGGGAAGATTGACATTGACTACCAGAAGCTGCACGACGCTTTCTTCAAGTGGCAGACCAAGCCCAAACTGACCATCCACGGGGACCTGTACTATGAG GGGAAGGAGTTTGAAACTCGACTGAAGGAAAAGAAGCCAGGAGATCTGTCTGATGAGCTAAGGATTTCCTTGGGGATGCCAGTAGGACCG AACGCCCACAAGGTCCCTCCCCCGTGGCTGATCGCCATGCAGCGGTACGGGCCGCCCCCGTCGTACCCCAACCTGAAAATCCCCGGACTGAACTCCCCCATCCCCGAG AGCTGTTCCTTTGGGTACCACGCTGGTGGCTGGGGCAAACCCCCAGTAGATGAGACTGGGAAGCCGCTCTATGGTGACGTGTTCGGAACCAATGCTGCTGAATTTCAG ACCAAGACTGAGGAGGAAGAGATTGATAGGACCCCTTGGGGGGAGCTGGAGCCTTCTGATGAGGAGTCttcagaagaggaggaagaggaagagagtgatGAAGACAAACCAGATGAGACGGGCTTTATTACCCCTGCGGACAG CGGCCTCATCACTCCTGGAGGGTTCTCGTCGGTGCCGGCTGGAATGGAGACCCCCGAACTCATCGAGCTGAGGAAGAAGAAGATTGAAGAAGCGATGGATGG AAGTGAAACACCTCAGCTGTTCACTGTGTTGCCAGAGAAGAGAACAGCCACTGTTGGGGGAGCCATGATGGGATCAACCCATATCTATGACATGTCCACA GTTATGAGCCGGAAGGGCCCCGCTCCTGAACTGCAAGGTGTGGAAGTGGCCCTGGCGCCTGAAGAGTTGGAGCTGGATCCCATGGCCATGACCCAGAAGTACGAGGAGCACGTGCGGGAGCAGCAGGCACAGGTGGAGAAGGAAGACTTCAGTGACATGGTGGCCGAGCACGCTGCCAAACAGAAG caAAAGAAACGGAAAGCTCAGCCCCAGGACAGCCGCGGGGGCAGCAAGAAATACAAGGAGTTCAAATTCTAG